From one Lolium rigidum isolate FL_2022 chromosome 4, APGP_CSIRO_Lrig_0.1, whole genome shotgun sequence genomic stretch:
- the LOC124708264 gene encoding uncharacterized protein At4g28440-like, which produces MATAAAAKGGEKPALRKPVFVKVDQLGPGTVGHTLTVKVVSAKPIAPRARAPGGGPAASRQVRIAECIVGDETGVIVFTARNDQVDLLKPGTTVLLRNARIDMFKGSMRLAVDKWGRVEVTEPASFTVKEDNNMSLVEYELVNVA; this is translated from the exons atggcgacggcggcggcggcgaagggagGCGAGAAGCCGGCGCTGAGGAAGCCCGTATTCGTCAAGGTGGACCAGCTCGGCCCGGGCACCGTCGGCCACACGCTCACCGTCAAGGTCGTCAGCGCCAAACCCATCGCCCCCCGCGCACGCGCACCAGGCGGCGGGCCCGCTGCCTCCCGCCAGGTCCGCATTGCGGAGTGCATCGTCGGTGACGAGACAGGGGTCATCGTCTTCACCGCCCGCAACGACCAAG TTGACTTACTGAAGCCAGGCACTACGGTCCTCTTGAGGAATGCAAGAATTGATATGTTCAAGGGGTCGATGAGGCTTGCCGTCGACAAGTGGGGGCGTGTTGAGGTTACCGAGCCTGCTAGTTTTACCGTGAAAGAGGACAATAACATGTCACTAGTAGAGTACGAGCTGGTTAACGTGGCCTAG
- the LOC124649067 gene encoding transcription factor WRKY45-2-like produces MSSMAPPPPFAQVVDDLIKGQQFAAQLQDLLRASPKAGLIVDQILHTFSRAIHAAEAAAATTAGEWSSDVQSEVTDGGSGGGKRKSAAGGGDRRACRRKTQQSSVVTKTLKSLEDGLSWRKYGQKDIQNCKHPKAYFRCTHKYDQLCAAQRQVQLCEDDSGTYKVTYLGVHTCQDPADVPPNVHHQTSTSDALHAGFHLISFAPNAVATPASTTSTMTTSTTNYQLTAGPSIGSGPQSLKLEGGDHEEVLSSNTPGCSALRSTAGAATAPTWPADQGDVTSALQYDGDVHLGDQFFPDDYSMYSYLLDDLPPYHY; encoded by the exons ATGTCGTCCATGGCGCCGCCCCCGCCGTTCGCGCAGGTGGTGGACGACCTGATCAAGGGGCAGCAGTTCGCGGCGCAGCTGCAGGATCTCCTCCGGGCCTCGCCCAAGGCGGGGCTCATCGTCGACCAGATCCTCCACACCTTCTCCCGTGCCATCCACgccgccgaggccgccgccgccaccactgccGGCGAGTGGTCGTCGGACGTGCAGAGCGAGGTCACTGACGGCGGAAGCGGAGGCGGGAAGAGAAAGTCCGCCGCTGGAGGAGGGGACCGCAGGGCTTGCCGGAGAAA GACCCAGCAATCCTCCGTTGTCACGAAAACCTTGAAGAGCTTGGAGGACGGGCTCTCATGGCGCAAGTACGGCCAGAAGGACATACAGAACTGCAAGCACCCAAA GGCCTACTTCCGGTGCACGCACAAGTACGACCAGCTCTGCGCGGCGCAGCGCCAGGTGCAGCTCTGCGAGGACGACTCTGGCACGTATAAGGTCACCTACCTCGGCGTCCACACCTGCCAGGACCCCGCCGATGTCCCGCCGAACGTACACCACCAGACGAGCACCTCCGATGCCCTTCACGCCGGCTTCCACCTCATCAGCTTCGCCCCCAACGCCGTCGCCACTCCCgcctccaccaccagcaccatgaCAACGAGCACCACCAACTACCAGCTTACGGCCGGCCCATCGATCGGGTCCGGCCCGCAGAGCCTCAAGCTGGAGGGCGGCGACCACGAGGAGGTGCTCAGCAGCAACACCCCCGGCTGCTCTGCCCTGCGCAGCACCGCCGGGGCGGCCACGGCGCCAACTTGGCCGGCGGACCAGGGCGACGTGACCTCCGCACTTCAGTACGATGGCGACGTCCACTTGGGAGATCAGTTCTTTCCCGATGATtatagcatgtactcgtatcttcTTGACGACCTACCACCGTACCATTATTAA
- the LOC124649410 gene encoding probable glucan 1,3-beta-glucosidase A produces MQMSRHGTSSRLFHSVCLLLLCFSWLCSPSHGKRTPPSPKSSSRLPVRAVCLGGWLVTEGWILPSLFDGIPNKDLLDGTQLQFKSVPWGVYFAAELGGGTVVVANRTQASGWETFKLWRINETTFNLRVFGGQFMGVDTDGAVVATALSPGQSEAFQLVRNPDKTRTRIMAPNGFFLQAKKDGSMTADYGQSTSWGDDDPSVFAVTKVGQLQGEYQICNGYGTSKATPVLKNHWRTYIVEEDFRFISESGLTAVRIPVGWWIASDPSPPAPYVGGSLKTLDNAFKWAEKYNLGVIVDLHAAPGSQNPWEHSSSRDGTQNWGTTDANIAQTVQVIEFLASRYAKSPSLLAVELMNEPLAPGTSLASLMKYYRDGYHAVRRHSSTAYVVMSNRLGIGENTTELLDFAGGFTGSVLDVHYYSVFNSIFNNLTVEQNIDFVRTNFSGELAKVTRQNGPLTFVGEWVAEWLVPNATKEEYQMYAKAQMDVYGQATFGWAYWTLKNVNDHWNMQWMIKNGYISLKS; encoded by the exons ATGCAAATGAGCCGCCATGGCACCAGCAGCCGTCTCTTCCACAGCGTCTGCCTCCTGCTCCTGTGCTTCTCATGGCTCTGCTCCCCCTCCCACGGCAAGaggacgccgccgtcgcccaAGAGCTCCTCTCGCCTCCCCGTCCGGGCCGTTTGCCTCGGCGGCTGGCTCGTGACGGAGGGCTGgatcctcccctccctcttcgacgGCATCCCCAACAAGGATCTGTTG GATGGCACGCAGCTGCAGTTCAAGTCGGTGCCGTGGGGCGTGTACTTCGCCGCCGAGCTGGGCGGCGGCACGGTGGTCGTCGCGAACCGGACGCAAGCCTCCGGATGGGAGACCTTCAAG CTGTGGAGGATCAATGAGACGACGTTCAACCTGAGGGTGTTCGGCGGGCAGTTCATGGGCGTGGACACCGACGGCGCGGTAGTGGCGACGGCGCTGTCGCCGGGGCAGTCTGAGGCGTTCCAGCTAGTGCGCAACCCCGACAAGACCAGGACGCGCATTATGGCGCCAAACGGCTTCTTCTTGCAG GCAAAGAAAGATGGCTCAATGACAGCGGACTACGGCCAGAGCACAAGCTGGGGCGACGACGACCCGTCGGTGTTTGCAGTGACCAAAGTCGGGCAGCTGCAAGGGGAGTACCAGATCTGCAACGGATACGGCACGTCCAAGGCTACACCGGTTCTCAAG AACCACTGGAGAACATACATAGTTGAGGAGGACTTCAGGTTCATCTCAGAAAGCGGGCTGACGGCGGTGAGGATCCCGGTCGGATGGTGGATCGCCAGCGACCCCAGCCCTCCGGCTCCCTACGTCGGAGGCTCGCTCAAAACCTTGGACAACGCGTTCAAATGGGCCGA GAAGTACAATCTGGGTGTGATCGTCGACCTTCACGCAGCTCCAGGGTCACAGAACCCGTGGGAGCACAGTTCCTCCAGAGACGGCACGCAGAACTGGGGCACCACCGACGCCAACATCGCGCAGACGGTGCAAGTCATCGAGTTCCTCGCGTCCAG GTACGCCAAGAGCCCGAGCCTGCTGGCTGTGGAGCTGATGAACGAGCCGTTGGCGCCGGGCACGTCGCTGGCTAGCCTGATGAAGTACTACCGCGACGGGTACCACGCCGTCAGGAGGCACTCGTCGACGGCGTACGTGGTCATGTCCAACCGGCTCGGGATCGGGGAGAACACCACCGAGCTCCTCGACTTCGCCGGAGGGTTCACCGGAAGCGTCCTCGACGTGCACTACTACTCTGTCTTTAACAGCATCTTCAACAACCTCACCGTGGAGCAGAACATCGACTTCGTCAGGACCAACTTCTCTGGCGAGCTCGCCAAGGTCACCAGGCAGAATGGCCCTCTCACCTTTGTGG GAGAATGGGTGGCTGAGTGGCTTGTGCCTAATGCAACAAAGGAAGAGTACCAGATGTATGCAAAGGCGCAGATGGATGTCTATGGGCAGGCCACTTTTGGATGGGCCTATTGGACTCTCAAGAATGTTAATGACCACTGGAATATGCAGTGGATGATCAAGAATGGATACATCTCCTTGAAAAGCTAG